In Trichlorobacter lovleyi, the DNA window GCTGAATCCAGCCCCTGCTGCTGTAGCTTTTCCAATGCTTGACTGCTGGCTAGAGATTCCCTGTCTGCACCAGTAGCTTCACTACATGAGAACAGACCATGGCTGCCTGAACGGAGGATTGCCTTGATATCACCATGGTCAATGCCAACAAAGCTGTCGGTGTTGACCAGATCTGCCACCAGAGCCACCAGATCTCGGACTGTGGCGGGGTCGGCAACCGTGCAGACAGGTAATGATGCACAATCAGTCGAGCGTGAAGAATGAAGGTGGGCTGCAGATGGCCCAATGAGCACTGTCTGCAGGCCTGCTGCTGTGGCTGCATCAATACAGGTTGCCAGCTGTGAAGCTGATGATGGTTGGCTTGCATCTGCAAGCAGAAACAGGAGATCAGGCTGTTGGATAGACAGGGGCAGCTGCGAGAAATCAAAACTGCCGGTATAATGCCGGCTTGACGCCAACACATGGCCGCTGATGTTGTGTACTGAATAGGCAAGCATCCTGCCGCAGAGTGCTCCAAACTGGCCAACACCCAGTGCTGCGATCCGCATGTTTTGTTGAGGAATTTCACCAAGGTGGTGCAGCGATGCATACTGTGCTATCAGAAGCGGAGAGATACTATGCGGTAGCAGTGTTGCTGCCAGCGTCCCCTGCAGCATGGTGATGAGAAATGTTCGTCTGTCCATAGTTATGCTCCCTGACTTACATCATTTGTAACGGTGGTCAGGGTAGTCGATATACGCGACAATGGCTGTCGCTTGAAAATGTTAGTGGTAGCAGTACATCATCCTGACAAATGGAGCTGCCATGAAAAAGTCTGCCATCCCCGGTCTCAGCAAGTCCCGCTACCTTAATGGTCTGCAGTGTCCCAAATATCTCTGGCTTGCAACATGGCGCAAGGAGCTGAGAAATGAATTTGATGAAACAACGGAAGAGATATTGGCCCAAGGGCATCAGGTAGGAGCCATTGCCCAGGAGCTGTTTCCTGGTGGTGTGGAGATCCCCTATGAAGGGCTGAGTATTGATGAGCAGCTGCAGCAAACACAGGAAGCTCTCAAGCAGAGCAAGGTCATTTACGAGGCCTCGTTTGAGTACAATGGAGTCTTTGTCAAGGCCGATATCCTGCGCAAGGTGCGTGGGGGCTGGGAACTGTATGAGGTTAAAAGTTCAAGTAAGCTAAAAGACACCTATTACGACGACCTGGCAGTGCAGTACCATGTCATTACCAATGCCGGTATCAAGATAACCAAGGCGCATCTGGTTCATATCAACAGCTCATATCAGCGCAAGGGCAAGCTTGATCCCCAGCAGTTATTTACCATTGTTGATCTGACCGAAGATGCCCTGGAAATGCAACCTGCAGTCAAAAAGCAGATTGCAACCATGAAGAAGATGCTGACCGGTGCAGAGCCGATTGTTCAGATTGGCCCGCATTGTGATGCCCCGTATGAATGCGCGTTTAGTGAGTATTGCTGGCAGGATGTGCCAGATGAAGGATCGGTTTTTGACCTTGCCGGTAACGGTGCGGACTGCTTCAAGCTCTTTCATGAGGGGATCACAAAGCTCAAGGACATCCCGCTTGACCGCGTAAAGGGCAAGCAACGCCAGCAGGTGGAAGCAGCCAAAAAGAAGCAGACCATTGTCAACAAAGAGGGACTACAGGAGTTTATGGATAGTCTCTGGTATCCACTTTGCTATCTTGATTTTGAGACCTTCATGGAGGCGGTTCCCTCCTATGATGGGCAACGTCCCTACCAGCAAATGCCGTTTCAGTTCTCGCTGCATATCCAGAAAAAACTAGGTGGTAAGGTATACCATCATGAATATCTGGCACCACCAGCTATAGACCCGCGCAAGGAGTTTCTGGATGAGCTGCTGAAGGTACTGCCTGATGACGGGTGCATCATGGTGTACTACAAACCGTTTGAGCAGAGTCGGCTTAAGGAACTGGCAGAACTTTACCCGCGTAAGAAAAAGCAGATACAGCATTTAATTGACAATATGGTTGATCTGCTGGATCCGTTCAAGGCACGGCATCTCTATTCTTGGAAACAGCAGGGCTCTCACTCGATTAAGGCAGTACTACCAGCCTTTGTGAAGGACTTGAGTTATGATGATCTGGAGATTGGTAACGGTAGTGCAGCCATGCAGGCCTACCACACAATGTGTACCTTGGTTGACATCCCCAAAAAGCTGGCTACACTCAGGAAACAGTTGCTGGCCTATTGTGAGCAGGATACGTTGGCGATGGTGAGGCTATTAGAAGTAATTGAAATTAAAGTAGACGGGTAAACAAATGTATCGGATCTATAATTTGAATTTTTGGGGGTTAGAATGAAAGCAATGAGTTTATTTTTACATTCTCCTGATTCAGACAGTAAATTAACGACTTTCTATGAAAAAGCTTTTTCAAATGCAATTGAACTTTATATAGTTACTGCATATTTGACTGATTGGAACGAATACCTACGGCTTAATAAAGACTGTAAAAGTTTTAGGGTTATAATAGGTAAAGATTTTGGCATTACAAAAAAAGATGCATGTCAAAAATTATTAAATTGGTTGCCTTCAAAAAGAAAAGGTCAATTTTTAGTTGCTGATTTAATTGGTGGATTTCACCCAAAAGCTGTTTTTTGGAAAGAAGCAAATCAAAAATGTTTTGCTATTATAGGATCATCTAATCTTACAAAAGCAGCATTTGAAACTAATTATGAAGCTAATGTTTATTCTGAAATACCAAATTCAGATTTTATTTTAGCTAAAGAATGGATTTTAGAAATAGAAGATAAATCAGTAGTTGTATCTGAAGATTGGTTAACTAAATATTCTGAAGCAAATAGAGTATCTATAAACAAGAAAAATAAATCATATAGCAATTCAATAATAGCAAATATAAAATTGCCTAGCCCACGTGGTATTAAAGAATCCATTTTAGTGAGAAGAGAACAGTTGAGTATATTTAACAAATACA includes these proteins:
- a CDS encoding DUF2779 domain-containing protein, whose product is MKKSAIPGLSKSRYLNGLQCPKYLWLATWRKELRNEFDETTEEILAQGHQVGAIAQELFPGGVEIPYEGLSIDEQLQQTQEALKQSKVIYEASFEYNGVFVKADILRKVRGGWELYEVKSSSKLKDTYYDDLAVQYHVITNAGIKITKAHLVHINSSYQRKGKLDPQQLFTIVDLTEDALEMQPAVKKQIATMKKMLTGAEPIVQIGPHCDAPYECAFSEYCWQDVPDEGSVFDLAGNGADCFKLFHEGITKLKDIPLDRVKGKQRQQVEAAKKKQTIVNKEGLQEFMDSLWYPLCYLDFETFMEAVPSYDGQRPYQQMPFQFSLHIQKKLGGKVYHHEYLAPPAIDPRKEFLDELLKVLPDDGCIMVYYKPFEQSRLKELAELYPRKKKQIQHLIDNMVDLLDPFKARHLYSWKQQGSHSIKAVLPAFVKDLSYDDLEIGNGSAAMQAYHTMCTLVDIPKKLATLRKQLLAYCEQDTLAMVRLLEVIEIKVDG
- a CDS encoding phospholipase D family protein, producing the protein MKAMSLFLHSPDSDSKLTTFYEKAFSNAIELYIVTAYLTDWNEYLRLNKDCKSFRVIIGKDFGITKKDACQKLLNWLPSKRKGQFLVADLIGGFHPKAVFWKEANQKCFAIIGSSNLTKAAFETNYEANVYSEIPNSDFILAKEWILEIEDKSVVVSEDWLTKYSEANRVSINKKNKSYSNSIIANIKLPSPRGIKESILVRREQLSIFNKYKSRLKNLFYRCANDVGMTSIDFYNELQSYWGFDVGDRMQGKGWEILGKHSNFKELSLSFMNIIEADKKNRDDVVVEEIDRLSGLNVPTRKAFLSEMLCLFFPNEYPLLNTPVISYLKKIKFRPPRDASEGTIYIDIARKLRFSLKQNPDHPAKNLAELDTVIWSST